In Levilactobacillus brevis, a single genomic region encodes these proteins:
- a CDS encoding DNA repair exonuclease, with product MKFIHAADLHLDSPFLGLQHLPTALLTQVRESTFHAATAVFDRAIAEHVDFVLLAGDLFDRAEQSVAAQAYLFQQFDRLNEAQIPVLISFGNHDYLADQHQTVAYPDNVTVFGADVSTQTLTLASGETVAISGFSYPQRWVTADQTPAFPDHAAADWHIGMLHGAVGTGSDDHYAPFTVTELLAKRYDYWALGHIHQRQLLAEQPPILYAGNTQGRAITEAGDRGAYLVTSEGGKLVPHFFSTAAVLWAAPQLDCPDITTLTALSQQLVDWLMANPANRPTLTALMVRLPQALTSDDAEQLASGDWLALWQRTQQRVMRQANRYVVKITVTAQTTATSAPQLDQQYWDQGATATFTPANLQELFGKLAQTPTLADWFTREQTPAELQTAAQQKLAQLMGEEDDHAS from the coding sequence ATGAAATTTATTCATGCGGCTGATTTACATTTAGATAGCCCGTTTTTGGGGCTGCAACACCTCCCCACCGCCCTGTTGACGCAGGTGCGCGAGTCCACGTTTCACGCGGCAACTGCCGTTTTCGATCGCGCCATTGCCGAGCACGTTGACTTTGTTCTACTGGCGGGGGACCTGTTCGACCGCGCTGAGCAAAGTGTCGCGGCGCAGGCGTATTTATTTCAACAGTTTGATCGTCTCAATGAGGCGCAGATTCCCGTGCTCATCAGTTTTGGCAATCACGATTACCTAGCGGATCAGCACCAAACCGTTGCTTATCCGGACAACGTCACGGTCTTCGGTGCCGACGTGAGCACGCAGACCTTGACGCTGGCTTCCGGTGAAACGGTGGCCATCAGCGGCTTCAGCTATCCGCAACGCTGGGTTACGGCCGATCAGACGCCGGCCTTTCCCGATCATGCTGCCGCGGACTGGCACATTGGCATGCTGCACGGGGCGGTCGGAACCGGAAGCGATGACCATTATGCACCGTTTACCGTGACCGAATTATTGGCCAAACGCTATGATTACTGGGCGTTGGGGCACATTCACCAGCGTCAGTTGTTGGCGGAACAGCCGCCCATTTTATACGCCGGAAACACGCAGGGTCGGGCCATCACCGAGGCGGGCGACCGAGGGGCCTACCTCGTTACCAGTGAAGGGGGAAAACTCGTCCCGCACTTCTTCAGCACGGCCGCCGTTCTGTGGGCCGCACCGCAATTGGACTGCCCGGATATCACAACGTTGACGGCGTTGAGCCAACAATTAGTGGATTGGTTGATGGCCAATCCCGCGAACCGGCCCACGCTAACGGCGTTGATGGTTCGCTTGCCGCAAGCCTTGACCAGCGATGACGCGGAACAGCTTGCCAGCGGTGACTGGCTGGCGCTCTGGCAGCGGACTCAGCAACGCGTGATGCGTCAGGCCAATCGCTACGTCGTTAAGATCACCGTCACGGCCCAGACGACAGCGACCAGCGCGCCCCAGTTGGATCAGCAATACTGGGACCAGGGGGCTACCGCGACGTTTACGCCAGCGAACTTGCAGGAATTGTTTGGTAAATTAGCGCAGACGCCTACGCTAGCCGATTGGTTCACACGTGAACAGACCCCCGCCGAGCTTCAAACGGCGGCGCAACAAAAATTAGCCCAACTCATGGGGGAGGAGGATGACCATGCGTCTTAA
- a CDS encoding YlbF family regulator: MADMHALGEQVAQTLQETQEFKDLQAAFDTMKADDETYKLFKEFEQIQMDLQQKQMAGQQPTDDEMKHVQEVAGRVSQKDAIKALMDKERGVNDLLTDLNKMITQPIQAIYQG, encoded by the coding sequence ATGGCAGACATGCACGCATTGGGTGAACAAGTGGCCCAAACCTTGCAAGAAACGCAAGAATTCAAGGACCTTCAAGCAGCTTTCGATACGATGAAGGCTGACGACGAAACGTACAAGTTGTTTAAGGAATTTGAACAAATTCAAATGGACTTACAACAAAAACAAATGGCAGGTCAACAACCGACGGACGACGAAATGAAGCACGTCCAAGAAGTTGCCGGTCGCGTTTCCCAAAAGGACGCCATCAAGGCTTTGATGGACAAGGAACGGGGCGTTAACGACCTGTTAACCGATTTAAACAAGATGATTACCCAACCAATCCAGGCCATTTACCAAGGCTAG
- a CDS encoding PBP1A family penicillin-binding protein produces MNNQQPNQNFWSGFKTRFSYIWHRFQLTRWLIVIALSAFLMLSGYLTFMAKTANVGDLKAALENPTQIYDRSNKKAGTLYSQKGTYVPLKRISSNVQSAVISTEDRNFYHEYGFSFKGYARAILLYAKNKVLRHNYISGGGSTLTQQLAKNAYLTQEQTFTRKFKELFLSIEIENVYSKKDILSMYLNNAYFGNGVWGVQDAAERYFGTSAENLTVPESAVLAGMLTSPSAYNPIDHPAASRARRNVVIGLMAETGAITSEQAKQYQATALTTSDNYAYKNTYKYPYFFDAVINEAVSKYGLTESEIMNKGYKIYTTLDQSNQQQMQTLFKNSSYFPANASDGTKVQAASIAIDPDTGGVEAVVGGRGKHVFRGYNRATQMQRQPGSTIKPLAVYTPALENGYYYDSQLTDKKKSYGSNKYTPENYGNQYSGKIPMYQALAQSTNAPAVWLLNKIGVDKGYESVKKFGLPVTKSDKNLALALGGLKTGVSPQQLAQAYTAFANNGTMSSAHYIRKIVDASGNVVVSTDDSAAKTTKVMSQKTAKQMTSMMMGVFNYGTGATAKPYGYTIAGKTGSTEADGDADATRDKWIVGYTPDVVVTTWEGFDSTSSKHHLENVSGTGEGPLFQAEMQGILPNTKGTSFTTKDASTLAKAENSGTDSSASDIWDQVQNGIDNAGKSFNNAADKVKSWWEKAKSYVE; encoded by the coding sequence ATGAATAACCAACAACCTAATCAGAACTTTTGGTCAGGCTTCAAGACACGCTTCAGCTATATCTGGCACCGATTCCAACTGACTCGGTGGTTGATTGTGATTGCGTTGAGCGCGTTTTTGATGTTAAGTGGTTACCTGACATTTATGGCGAAGACGGCCAATGTCGGCGATCTCAAGGCTGCGCTGGAAAATCCCACGCAGATCTATGACCGGAGTAATAAAAAGGCGGGCACGTTGTATTCGCAAAAGGGTACCTATGTCCCGCTGAAACGCATTTCATCCAACGTTCAAAGCGCGGTGATTTCGACCGAAGACCGTAACTTTTACCATGAATATGGGTTTTCATTCAAAGGTTACGCACGGGCCATTTTACTGTACGCCAAGAACAAGGTGTTGCGGCATAACTACATTAGCGGTGGGGGGAGTACACTAACCCAGCAGCTGGCGAAGAATGCCTATCTGACGCAGGAACAGACCTTTACGCGGAAATTCAAGGAGCTGTTCCTGTCGATTGAAATCGAAAACGTCTATTCCAAGAAGGACATTCTCTCGATGTACCTGAACAATGCCTACTTTGGTAACGGGGTTTGGGGCGTTCAAGATGCGGCCGAGCGGTATTTCGGCACGTCCGCGGAGAACCTGACCGTTCCGGAATCCGCTGTGCTGGCGGGGATGTTGACGTCACCGAGTGCCTACAATCCAATCGATCATCCGGCGGCTTCGCGTGCTCGCCGTAACGTGGTCATTGGCTTAATGGCCGAAACGGGCGCCATCACCAGTGAGCAAGCCAAGCAGTACCAGGCCACGGCCCTGACGACCAGTGATAACTATGCCTATAAGAACACCTATAAGTATCCCTATTTCTTCGATGCGGTGATTAACGAAGCGGTCAGCAAATATGGCTTGACGGAATCTGAAATCATGAACAAGGGCTACAAGATCTACACGACGCTGGATCAATCGAACCAGCAACAGATGCAGACGCTGTTCAAGAACAGTAGCTATTTCCCAGCCAACGCCAGTGATGGGACCAAGGTCCAAGCGGCCAGCATCGCAATCGATCCGGATACCGGGGGTGTCGAGGCGGTGGTCGGTGGCCGGGGCAAACACGTCTTCCGGGGCTACAACCGGGCGACGCAAATGCAACGGCAACCGGGGTCGACCATTAAGCCACTGGCCGTCTACACACCGGCTCTGGAGAATGGTTACTACTACGATTCTCAGCTGACCGACAAGAAGAAATCCTATGGGTCGAACAAGTATACGCCGGAAAACTACGGCAATCAGTACAGTGGTAAGATTCCGATGTATCAGGCGTTGGCCCAGAGTACCAATGCGCCCGCCGTCTGGCTACTCAACAAGATCGGTGTGGACAAGGGATACGAGTCCGTGAAGAAGTTTGGTCTACCCGTGACCAAGTCCGACAAGAACCTGGCGTTAGCGCTGGGGGGCTTGAAGACTGGGGTCTCGCCACAGCAGTTGGCGCAGGCCTACACAGCGTTTGCCAATAACGGGACCATGTCGTCGGCACACTACATTCGTAAGATTGTGGATGCATCGGGGAATGTCGTGGTCAGCACCGATGACAGCGCGGCCAAGACCACCAAGGTGATGTCCCAGAAGACCGCCAAGCAGATGACCAGCATGATGATGGGCGTCTTCAACTACGGGACCGGCGCCACGGCTAAGCCGTACGGCTACACGATCGCCGGGAAGACTGGGAGTACCGAAGCCGACGGGGATGCCGATGCCACCCGTGACAAATGGATCGTCGGTTACACACCGGACGTGGTCGTTACCACCTGGGAAGGCTTTGACAGCACCAGTAGCAAGCATCACTTGGAAAACGTCAGTGGTACCGGCGAAGGCCCACTGTTCCAGGCCGAGATGCAGGGGATCCTGCCGAACACCAAGGGGACGTCCTTCACCACGAAGGATGCGTCCACGCTGGCCAAGGCGGAGAACTCTGGGACGGATTCCTCAGCTAGTGATATCTGGGATCAGGTGCAAAACGGTATCGACAATGCCGGGAAGTCCTTCAACAACGCCGCCGACAAGGTGAAATCGTGGTGGGAAAAGGCGAAATCCTACGTGGAATAG
- a CDS encoding ArgR family transcriptional regulator encodes MKKSMRQSRIEQLINQYPIGTQEELMEHLEEVGIQATQATISRDIREMQIVKAQDGHGHLRYTIFKAGNRSEEERLRETINEVVTGLTRVEFVNILKTLPSNGNLLAAIFDDLNLPEVAGTLAGHDTIFIISPSAAVAEKLHDMIADEMNPDIVH; translated from the coding sequence ATGAAGAAGAGCATGCGTCAATCACGAATCGAGCAACTGATCAATCAATATCCTATTGGTACCCAAGAAGAATTAATGGAACACCTCGAGGAGGTTGGCATTCAAGCGACGCAGGCCACCATCTCACGGGACATTCGCGAAATGCAGATCGTTAAGGCCCAGGATGGCCACGGCCATTTGCGTTACACGATTTTTAAGGCCGGTAACCGGAGTGAAGAGGAACGTCTCCGTGAGACCATCAACGAAGTGGTCACGGGTTTGACGCGCGTTGAATTCGTCAATATTTTGAAAACGCTGCCGAGCAACGGGAACCTGTTGGCCGCAATCTTCGACGATCTCAATCTCCCCGAAGTAGCGGGAACGTTAGCCGGCCACGATACCATCTTTATTATCAGTCCCAGTGCGGCGGTTGCCGAGAAGCTCCACGACATGATTGCCGACGAGATGAATCCAGATATCGTCCACTAA
- the argS gene encoding arginine--tRNA ligase: MDYKQTVTAALAEALDGQLTADEIAAKLERPKTSDKGDMAFPTFTLAKVLHRAPQQIAQDLADKLDTTAFEKVEVVGPYLNFFFDKGAYSEATLKTVLTAGASYGQNEDGHGGNVPIDMSSPNIAKPMSMGHLRSTVIGNSIAEILTKNGYHPIKDNHLGDWGTQFGKLITAYKLWGNEADVKADPINKLVEYYVRFHKEDVDKPELDDIAREWFKKLEDGDEEAHRLWKWFREASLQEFNDVYDELGVKFDTYNGEAFYNDKLEEVVQILKDKHLLVESQGAQVVDLSKYDLNPALILKSDGASLYITRDIATALYRDRTYAPAKNLYVVGSEQTYYFKQLKAVLQEMGVKSADNLQHVPFGLITVDGKKLSTRSGRIILLAKVLDESVKLAAEEINEKNPDLANKQAVAQQVGVGAIVFGDLKNERTNNIDFVLADQLKFEGETGPYVQYSHARAESILRKAASVDVQPAGNEITDPEAWDTIKTLADFPAIVKMACKELEPSVVAKYAIRLAKTFNKYYAHSKILTEDAELPARLALVKAVSTVLKESLRLLGVQAPDEM, encoded by the coding sequence ATGGATTACAAACAAACAGTAACTGCTGCGTTAGCCGAAGCACTGGACGGCCAACTGACCGCGGACGAAATTGCCGCCAAGTTGGAACGGCCTAAGACGTCTGATAAGGGGGACATGGCGTTCCCAACGTTTACGTTGGCCAAGGTCTTGCACCGCGCACCCCAACAGATTGCGCAGGACTTAGCGGACAAGCTAGACACGACTGCCTTTGAAAAGGTCGAAGTCGTGGGTCCTTACCTGAACTTCTTCTTTGACAAGGGAGCTTACAGTGAGGCCACGTTGAAGACGGTTCTGACGGCCGGTGCCAGTTACGGTCAAAACGAAGACGGTCATGGTGGTAACGTGCCAATCGACATGTCATCTCCTAACATCGCCAAGCCAATGTCCATGGGCCACTTACGCTCAACGGTGATTGGAAACTCGATCGCTGAGATCTTGACCAAGAACGGCTACCACCCCATCAAGGACAACCACTTGGGTGACTGGGGGACCCAATTTGGGAAGCTAATCACGGCCTACAAGCTGTGGGGGAATGAAGCCGACGTGAAGGCCGACCCGATTAACAAGCTGGTGGAATACTATGTACGTTTCCATAAGGAAGACGTGGACAAGCCAGAGTTGGACGATATCGCGCGTGAATGGTTCAAGAAACTTGAAGACGGCGACGAAGAAGCCCACCGGCTGTGGAAATGGTTCCGGGAAGCCTCCTTACAAGAATTCAATGATGTTTATGACGAATTAGGCGTTAAATTCGATACCTATAACGGTGAAGCCTTCTACAACGACAAGCTCGAGGAAGTCGTTCAGATCTTGAAGGATAAGCACCTGCTGGTCGAATCGCAAGGGGCCCAAGTGGTTGACCTGAGCAAGTATGACTTGAACCCAGCGTTGATCCTCAAGAGTGATGGCGCTTCGCTGTACATCACGCGGGACATCGCCACGGCCCTGTACCGTGACCGGACGTACGCACCGGCTAAGAACCTTTACGTCGTGGGCTCCGAACAGACTTACTACTTCAAGCAATTGAAGGCCGTGCTTCAGGAGATGGGCGTGAAGTCCGCTGACAACCTGCAACACGTGCCGTTTGGCCTGATTACCGTGGATGGGAAGAAGTTGTCCACGCGTTCCGGTCGGATCATTCTGTTGGCCAAGGTACTGGACGAATCCGTCAAGTTGGCCGCTGAAGAAATCAACGAAAAGAATCCTGATTTGGCCAACAAACAAGCCGTTGCCCAACAAGTGGGTGTCGGGGCCATCGTCTTCGGTGATTTGAAGAACGAACGGACCAACAATATCGACTTCGTCTTGGCCGATCAACTGAAGTTTGAGGGTGAGACGGGACCTTACGTTCAATACTCTCACGCCCGGGCAGAAAGCATCTTGCGCAAGGCGGCCAGTGTTGACGTGCAGCCAGCCGGCAATGAAATCACCGATCCCGAAGCTTGGGATACGATCAAGACGTTGGCTGACTTCCCAGCCATTGTAAAGATGGCTTGCAAGGAATTGGAACCTTCCGTGGTTGCCAAGTACGCCATTCGCTTAGCCAAGACCTTCAACAAGTACTACGCGCACTCCAAGATTTTGACGGAGGACGCCGAATTACCTGCACGGTTAGCCTTAGTTAAGGCCGTATCCACGGTGCTCAAGGAATCCCTGCGTCTACTGGGTGTTCAAGCACCGGATGAAATGTAA
- a CDS encoding DUF2187 domain-containing protein, translating to MAETTEIKIGDYVAAKKFGPLEHDFTGEVTKVYDNSVLVEIRDYDPADKTAVGDMNNRAVVRKSAAKITGNKADKN from the coding sequence ATGGCTGAGACTACTGAGATTAAGATTGGCGATTACGTTGCGGCAAAGAAATTTGGTCCCCTGGAACATGATTTCACGGGTGAAGTAACCAAAGTGTATGATAATTCAGTTTTAGTTGAGATTCGGGACTACGATCCAGCTGATAAGACGGCGGTTGGAGACATGAATAACCGTGCCGTTGTACGCAAGTCAGCTGCCAAGATTACCGGAAACAAAGCGGATAAAAACTAG
- a CDS encoding peptidoglycan recognition protein family protein, whose protein sequence is MKKWQHWAIRGIALTAGCLGLFWSSTTASANAINTYIDNQDYSTPKITKSYKSVLPKYSYRYNKPEGVVVHETANPNSTIFGEISYMTRNYNNAFVHTFVDASNIINIANTKYLCWGAGPVANQRYVQFEQVEVHSKAAFASELNNAAYYTAYILKQYGLTPKRYTTVLSHHDVSNRLGGTSHSDPDGYWATNAKKYFGTTYNMTDFVNLVKTQYADLGGSTDADTTVTDDSTQHTVAKPATKPKAKTVSYYHGGNNETATLANNYTNWTVYNHVKGTNGARKIGWGNLSADHRGTKVYVDSRGVKKGGWSGTWYRIRFSKNSGYKYWVYSKVLNFPKVTYSDASGTPTLNTTQNSALYNHVLNSNYLSKTVAHTQDFKADTTVKINKKGYKASDNSTWYRVTVAGNTYWAKSTSLTGLDA, encoded by the coding sequence ATGAAGAAATGGCAACACTGGGCAATTCGGGGAATTGCGCTCACAGCCGGCTGTCTCGGCCTATTCTGGTCGTCCACGACCGCAAGTGCCAATGCAATCAACACCTACATTGACAATCAGGACTACAGTACCCCTAAGATTACCAAGTCTTACAAGTCGGTACTGCCGAAATACAGTTATCGGTATAACAAACCCGAGGGGGTCGTCGTGCACGAAACGGCCAACCCGAATTCAACGATTTTCGGTGAAATCAGCTATATGACTCGGAATTATAACAATGCCTTCGTCCACACCTTCGTGGATGCTAGCAACATTATTAACATTGCCAACACGAAGTACCTGTGCTGGGGGGCTGGTCCCGTAGCCAACCAACGGTACGTCCAATTCGAACAAGTGGAAGTCCACTCCAAGGCGGCCTTCGCTTCCGAACTGAACAACGCGGCTTACTACACAGCCTATATTTTGAAGCAATATGGGCTGACGCCTAAGCGCTATACGACCGTGCTCTCCCACCACGATGTCTCAAATCGTCTGGGTGGTACGAGCCACTCCGATCCGGATGGTTACTGGGCAACCAACGCGAAGAAGTACTTCGGCACGACGTACAATATGACCGACTTCGTCAACTTGGTGAAGACGCAGTACGCCGACCTTGGCGGTAGCACGGACGCTGATACGACTGTGACCGATGACTCCACACAGCACACGGTCGCTAAGCCAGCGACGAAGCCTAAGGCCAAGACCGTTAGCTACTACCATGGTGGCAACAACGAAACGGCCACGTTGGCCAACAACTACACCAACTGGACCGTTTATAACCACGTTAAGGGAACGAATGGTGCCCGTAAGATTGGCTGGGGTAATCTTAGTGCCGATCACCGTGGTACTAAGGTCTACGTCGACAGCCGCGGGGTCAAGAAAGGCGGCTGGAGTGGTACTTGGTACCGGATTCGCTTTAGCAAAAACTCTGGCTACAAGTACTGGGTCTACAGCAAAGTGCTGAACTTCCCGAAGGTCACTTATAGTGACGCGAGCGGGACACCGACACTGAACACGACGCAAAATAGTGCGCTGTACAACCACGTGTTAAACTCGAACTACCTGTCCAAGACGGTAGCGCACACGCAGGACTTCAAGGCCGATACGACCGTTAAGATTAACAAAAAAGGCTATAAAGCCAGCGACAACTCGACTTGGTACCGGGTGACCGTTGCCGGTAACACCTACTGGGCTAAGTCTACAAGTCTGACTGGTTTAGACGCTTAA
- a CDS encoding dihydrofolate reductase family protein — translation MGQIQFYGAISLDGYLATPDDQIDWLTTLPNIPADVGAQTLRQMTSAILGRVTYDAVQALAPNAPLNPHNPQMTSYVMTHQSRPNQPGVTFTDEPVTTLARRLKRDGNVWIVGGSGVLTPLLTANLVDELYVQIAPVLLGGGKRLFTALPHRQTLKLVATHQYGPLAEVVYHLSN, via the coding sequence ATGGGTCAGATTCAATTCTATGGAGCCATCTCACTAGATGGTTACTTGGCCACTCCTGATGATCAAATCGACTGGCTGACCACCTTGCCCAATATTCCTGCTGATGTGGGTGCGCAGACACTGCGCCAGATGACCAGCGCAATTCTTGGGCGCGTAACCTACGATGCCGTTCAGGCACTGGCACCGAATGCCCCGTTGAACCCGCACAATCCGCAGATGACCAGTTACGTCATGACGCATCAGTCCCGACCAAACCAGCCGGGGGTCACCTTTACTGACGAACCGGTGACGACCCTGGCACGCCGGTTGAAGCGGGATGGCAACGTCTGGATTGTCGGTGGCAGTGGCGTTTTGACCCCCCTGCTGACGGCTAATCTTGTGGATGAGCTGTACGTCCAGATTGCCCCAGTGCTGTTGGGCGGCGGGAAGCGATTATTCACCGCGTTACCGCACCGTCAGACATTGAAACTGGTCGCCACCCACCAATACGGTCCGCTTGCGGAAGTCGTTTATCACCTGAGTAATTAA
- a CDS encoding DUF1516 family protein, with the protein MWLALHFWTWIILTILVIVGLTRRSEKRITQFLLLARLAYLVMIISGVVLSIRTFVHAPLLISLKFVLGIATIALIEVSFGRKMERDTPHLIYWILAVVALITVGLGLTLAFH; encoded by the coding sequence ATGTGGTTAGCCTTACATTTTTGGACCTGGATCATCCTGACAATCTTGGTGATCGTCGGTCTTACCCGGCGTTCGGAAAAACGGATAACGCAATTTCTACTTTTGGCAAGACTGGCCTATTTGGTCATGATTATTAGTGGTGTGGTACTGAGCATCCGCACCTTCGTGCACGCCCCCCTGCTAATCAGTCTCAAATTCGTCCTAGGCATCGCCACCATCGCGCTGATCGAAGTCAGCTTCGGCCGCAAGATGGAACGGGACACGCCGCATCTGATTTACTGGATACTGGCCGTCGTGGCGCTGATTACGGTTGGTTTGGGATTGACGCTGGCGTTTCATTAA
- a CDS encoding amino acid racemase, giving the protein MQKFFTIIGGMGTMATESYVHQLNLRTPAHADQEYLNYILVNHATVPDRTNYILDHSQPSPLPSLLEDIKQQSQLRPEFFTLPCNTAHYFYEDLQAATDIPILHMPREAVKEIKRRYPQVKRIGITGTRGTIADKIYEHEVKAAGLEPVLPTEAIENETMTLIYDNIKENNHVDAALYHRILREMVTEQHADLVILGCTELSLAQEREPETEIPTIDGQSVLVDRTLEMALKEQKGK; this is encoded by the coding sequence ATGCAAAAATTCTTTACGATTATTGGCGGCATGGGGACTATGGCGACCGAAAGTTACGTGCACCAATTAAACTTGCGGACACCGGCCCACGCCGATCAGGAGTATTTGAATTATATTTTGGTCAATCATGCGACGGTTCCGGACCGGACAAACTATATCTTAGACCATAGCCAGCCCAGCCCACTGCCGAGCCTGCTGGAGGATATTAAACAGCAGAGCCAGTTGCGGCCAGAGTTCTTTACGTTGCCATGTAATACGGCGCACTATTTCTATGAAGACCTGCAGGCGGCGACGGATATTCCGATTTTGCACATGCCACGTGAGGCGGTCAAAGAGATTAAGCGCCGTTATCCGCAGGTCAAGCGCATCGGGATTACCGGGACGCGGGGAACCATTGCCGACAAGATCTATGAACATGAGGTCAAGGCGGCCGGGTTAGAGCCGGTATTGCCGACGGAAGCCATTGAGAATGAGACGATGACCTTGATCTACGACAATATCAAGGAAAATAATCACGTCGATGCGGCGCTGTATCACCGAATTCTACGGGAAATGGTGACGGAGCAGCACGCCGACCTGGTGATCCTGGGATGTACCGAGCTGTCACTGGCCCAGGAGCGGGAGCCGGAGACGGAGATTCCAACGATTGATGGCCAGTCCGTGCTGGTTGACCGGACGCTGGAGATGGCGTTGAAGGAACAGAAAGGTAAATAA
- a CDS encoding carboxylate--amine ligase: MENNGVKFTPILLGSDFNVYGMARSFYELYHEPVQAFASIQLAPTRYTKVVNLELIPGFDEDPVWIETMRKLKERYANHPEPVILIGCGDGYAELISKHKAELEDVFICPYIDYDKLRHLNNKENFYKVCDKYGLPYPATRIITKAEATAGDVEQPFDYPVALKPANSVEWLDVHFEGRKKAFRIQSEAEFKDIVGKIYANGYTSDLILQDFVPGDDSNMRVLNAYVDQHHHVKMMCLGHPLLEDPAPSAIGNYVAIIPEYNETIYHNIQTFLEAIEFTGYANFDMKYDVRDQTFKLFEINLRQGRSSFFVTLNGYNLADWVVKDYVKNELVDAPTVYGNQDESKQALWLGVPVKVFKQYTRENADKERALKLIAAGRYGTTYRYDQDMNLKRWALIQWMQHNYTVNFKKYFAENKG; the protein is encoded by the coding sequence ATGGAAAACAATGGCGTAAAATTCACCCCTATCTTGTTGGGGAGTGACTTCAACGTTTACGGGATGGCCCGGTCATTTTATGAGCTCTATCATGAACCCGTGCAGGCCTTTGCTAGTATCCAGCTGGCACCCACGCGTTATACAAAAGTAGTCAACTTGGAATTGATTCCGGGATTCGACGAGGACCCCGTGTGGATTGAAACCATGCGTAAGCTCAAGGAACGGTATGCCAACCATCCGGAGCCGGTTATCTTAATCGGGTGTGGGGATGGCTATGCCGAACTGATTAGTAAGCATAAGGCCGAGTTGGAGGATGTCTTCATTTGCCCGTACATTGATTACGACAAGTTGCGGCATTTGAACAACAAGGAAAATTTCTACAAGGTCTGCGATAAGTATGGCCTGCCGTACCCAGCGACGCGGATTATCACCAAGGCGGAAGCGACGGCCGGGGATGTGGAACAGCCCTTCGACTATCCAGTGGCGTTGAAGCCAGCTAATAGTGTGGAATGGCTCGATGTCCACTTTGAGGGTCGAAAGAAGGCTTTCCGGATTCAGAGTGAAGCTGAATTCAAGGATATCGTCGGCAAAATCTATGCCAATGGGTACACGTCCGACCTGATTTTGCAGGACTTCGTGCCCGGTGACGACAGTAATATGCGGGTGCTGAACGCCTACGTCGATCAACACCATCACGTGAAGATGATGTGCCTGGGGCACCCATTGCTGGAAGACCCAGCACCATCGGCGATTGGAAACTACGTGGCGATCATTCCGGAATATAACGAGACAATTTACCACAACATCCAGACGTTCCTGGAAGCCATCGAGTTCACCGGTTATGCCAACTTTGATATGAAGTACGACGTCCGTGACCAAACGTTCAAGTTATTTGAAATCAACCTACGCCAGGGCCGGAGCAGCTTCTTCGTCACGTTGAATGGGTACAACCTTGCGGATTGGGTTGTGAAGGACTATGTTAAGAATGAATTGGTTGACGCCCCAACCGTTTATGGCAATCAAGACGAAAGTAAGCAAGCACTCTGGTTGGGTGTGCCGGTCAAGGTCTTCAAGCAATACACGCGCGAGAATGCTGACAAGGAGCGGGCACTCAAGTTGATTGCCGCCGGTCGATATGGCACCACGTATCGTTATGATCAGGATATGAACCTGAAGCGGTGGGCGTTGATTCAGTGGATGCAACATAATTACACCGTCAACTTCAAGAAGTACTTCGCAGAAAACAAGGGGTAA